actactgtTAATGATACCActactaatataaaataataataatataatatataatttaatattatgtggatgtttaaatatttatatttgtacatcattattatttttcttttgcataattttgtattattttaatattaatttttattatcatcatcatcattattgatacatccttttattattatttcatattattattattattattatttatttatttttacaaaaattctAACCAACGAATagctattttaataatattttaacaacgacaacaataataataataataataataataataaagatgattttaatctttaatctcaatattttaataacaaaacagcaataatagtaataataatcataataaccATCATTTatataagaattattattaatgataataaaaaaataacattgtgCGTTctgataacaacaacaaaaaaaaaactccataAAGAGCATCATTTCAGCTGATTTACTGAAACGGGGTCATTTAATTCTCTGTttgagcacaaacacacacacactctgtgtTTGTACGTGTTTCTACTAAATCGATGGCAGCGTCTCTCATCACGCAGCATTTCCTCTGTATTGCAGGTGTAGCTGTCTCCATGGCGACCAGCGTGGTTCCCGGGGACAACCTGCCCACGTATAAGCTGGTAGTGGTGGGAGACGGCGGCGTGGGGAAGAGCGCGCTTACCATACAGTTCTTCCAGAAGATCTTCGTCCCGGACTACGACCCCACCATCGAGGACTCGTACCTCAAACACACCGAGATCGACGGCCAGTGGGCCATTCTGGACGGTGAGCGCCTTCACTTATTAAACACACAACAGAGAATCATAGAGTCATCATTTCTGACAATAAAGATTTCTGTGAGCACAAAACATTagtaacaattaaataaataaatacaactaaatatttaaGACGTTTTAAAGACAAATATTAAAGACATAAATGTTGcgaggaaaaataaatgaaagagaaaaaattattttttgttttagttaacaataacaacactgattataTTATGTAGTTCAATAGTTCAatgtcaaatattttaatatgtgcGATACAAAGAGAGatcataaattaagaaataaataatgcatatttacacatatttaacttctaatataatgtattaaaatgcaaaaataaatatgataccAAGTGCAATAAAAAGAGacaataaataaagaattaaatataatacaatataatatattgaaatacaaaaataagtaaTATGATACTAAGTGCAATACAAAGAGAGatcataaattaagaaataatttttttaaaagcataatttaatacatatttatacatttgtaaattatttaattttaacttttaatgtgatattaaaataagaaaaaatattttaatataataccCTGTACAGTACAAAGATAAACCATacattaagaaataaaattgaaaatcttaatttaattgaattcatatttatgattttgtcaaatatttttacatttaccttttaatataatatatataacaaagaatatatatgcagtatatatatataatgtaaaatactttACTTCTTTCAAATATTATCAacataacaaagagtgaaaggtttaatttaaaaacaaaataatcaataaaataagtaaatagaaGTAAATACAAAACTCTCAGGGTttgctgtgtatatttgtgtttgtgcttATTTTATCCagtatttaatcttttattaatatatattttttaaacattagaaatatatatttttttacaataatgtaaaccagtaaatagtatagtgtgtgtgtgtgtgtgtgtgtgtgtgtgtgtgtgtgtgtgtgtgtgtgtgtgtgtgtgtgtagttctGGACACGGCGGGGCAGGAGGAGTTCAGTGCGATGAGAGAGCAGTACATGAGGACAGGAGACGGCTTTCTCATCGTGTTTTCAGTCACTGATAAAGCCAGCTTTGAACACGTGGATCGTTTCCACCAGCTGATTCTGAGAGTCAAGGACCGGTATGAACACGCATAAACACACGTTTGAGTTACAGACGGATTTTCAGTGGGATTTATtgagtgtttttattgtgtgtgtgttgcagggAGTCGTTTCCCATGGTTCTGGTGGCTAATAAAGTTGATCTGGTGCATTTGCGCAAGATCACCAGTGAGCAGGGACGAGAGATGGCCTCCAAACACAGCGTGAGTCATTTAACACGTTTATCCCATGaaagaaaatgactttttgATTTAATGTCGACTTTTTCATTCGTTTTTtccaaattgttttaaattgttgtaaaattgtttagattttcatattattattacattatatttataataattattattgatcAATCCATATATCTAATCAAATTTTTCATAATAATGCAAACTAATGAATAAGACTAGCAGTGTTTATTAAGAAAGAGTACATTTTGATTTCATCTTGacttttttgttcattttttcagactgattatttttatctttttagtgattattttttattattttaatgtttaatattattattactattgccATTGATCGGCCCATTTGTTGTTATGTAatcttttgtttattattttaaaaataatctttACAATAATGCAAACCAATAACTAGTTTACAATAAGACCAGCAATGTTATTATGTCAATTTTGATGTTATGTTGGCTTTTCATTTTTCTAcattatcattatatatatatatatatatatatatatatatatatatatatataattaaatcattcatttttaattactttattattattatcattttattattattattagtgctgtcaaacaattcattgcgattaatcacatacGAAATGAAAGttttcataatatatatgtgtgttctgtgtatatttattatgtatatataaatacacacatacagcatatattttgaaaatatttacatgtattacatgtctatatttatattaatataatttatataatatataaatttaatgtataaacataacattttctgaaatatatacatgcacgtgtgtgtatttatatatacataataaataaacacagtacacatacatatattatgtaaacaaaacgttcattttgtatgcgattaattgcaattaattgtaTGACATCactaattattactattattattattattattaatattattattgttattatatataaaaaattatattattattgttgttgttgttgttgttgttattgatCCATTTGCTATCTAAatgttttaacaatttttttttttacaataatgcaAGCCAATAAATAGTTTACAATAAGACCAGCAATGTTATTATGTCAATTTAGATTTTATGTTGGCTTTTTCGTTAATTTTTCTTATAATTAATGAGTTATTCATGATTATTAtaagttttttatattattacatcattgtttttgttt
The sequence above is a segment of the Onychostoma macrolepis isolate SWU-2019 chromosome 22, ASM1243209v1, whole genome shotgun sequence genome. Coding sequences within it:
- the mrasb gene encoding ras-related protein M-Ras, with amino-acid sequence MATSVVPGDNLPTYKLVVVGDGGVGKSALTIQFFQKIFVPDYDPTIEDSYLKHTEIDGQWAILDVLDTAGQEEFSAMREQYMRTGDGFLIVFSVTDKASFEHVDRFHQLILRVKDRESFPMVLVANKVDLVHLRKITSEQGREMASKHSITYIETSAKDPPMNVDKAFHELVRVIRQQIPERGLKKKRKAKWRADRPSGSQRLHCVLL